One Magnolia sinica isolate HGM2019 chromosome 2, MsV1, whole genome shotgun sequence genomic window, TCAAAGACCCAGAAGAGGAAATTTCAAAGCATCTCTCCTTCTTGCAGGTTCTTCTTACTCGATCtgtttcattttctctttctaatCTATTGCTGCAATTCAATTTTTgtgggttttatttatttattattattattgagttTGTGAATGTTTATATACTTTTTGAGTACGTATGTGTTTGTAAGAATGACTGTATGTATGAGAAACTACATGACCTCCGTTCATCTCAATTTTGACAAGTGAGTCCCGAGCTTCCGTAATCCACAGACCGTTGTTGCAGCCCattatggatggaccatgcatcCAAACTCTCCCGGACCGGAAGATCCCTTTGCTAATCTTGGGGCCTTTCTTCAATTCAATGCAGACTGTTGGTTTATTTCGCTTAACTGTCTAAATGCAGGACACAAATGGAACGGTTAAGATTATCCCATCAAGGATCTTTTTGGGCATGGTCTGTCCACTGTGGGAGGCGAAATACTGATGTTTTTGGTTACCGAATCATGGGTTGCacttgtgatgtagagcgggtcgcaaacactttcatggcaaagatggaccagagaaggcttgattggaggcggaaatgatccggacagtcaaaaccttaaaacagtcgtatcttgcaaaccgggatgagtttttcaatatattatatatgatcttgggtaggagaagctacttaagccaaccaaccctactatgctgggttgcccatgccagatttgcgagattacatcagatcaacgatcaaaagtcccatttagtttcgtttttactataaatagtaagttttagttcgagtataacttttgatcatttaagttataggagtcgtgcccaacatgaaaaggtcttagaaaagttaggagaataatgtggttgggcGAAAtttgacacttactatttttggctgaaaaccatgaagtccggTAGGAATGGATgctatttataaataataagtttactatttatagttaagtCACAtatttagggtgtttgagttggagtttgagtccaaaactccgtcctaggtttgagctcattatttaaagggctgtaattttgtttgttttaaaaaataaaaataaaaataaaaaatcatcaatcaagttatttcaaatttattagaaattatttctacttccctcatggattcgaggaagctctgtgaggagtccaaagagatctgtagattcggagtagatatcccctgaggaagacagtgattgacctTATCACGTCCCTCCCTGCGTCAATTTGTCAGACTTGAAAACCCATGTATGCTATACAAAGACGCTGATCATGTATATGGCTCTTCATGTCTCATTTAGAGGAAATATACAATGCTAGAATTGAACATTTGCTTGGCCCAATTAACTGTGGACAAGGTCCACCTTTTGGTGATCGAAgctgttcatatggtgggcctcatagtggGTGggaaatgccccaaaaatcttccCTATCGGACGATTCTAACCTCCTGATTGGGCCCCTTTTAAGTGCAGACAATTAATCTTAATTCTCTACTTTCATCTAATGGCTAGAATCATCCGACGTGGGAAATATTAGGGCATGGCCCATTCCTTGACGTTGGTCCACCAGAGGAAAGGTTTGGGCTACAGAAAGGTGGCACACACCTGTTGGGGCCCATTCATTTTGTCTGTTGATGATGGTTGAGGTTGGTAAACCTTTCGTTGCAAACATTTCATGAACAAATTATGAAGCTATGTGCCACTAATTCTACACATTCTTATGGGTATTCGGCTTTTATCAGGGTCGGGACATACATGGTCGAGTATATGTGAATGAGCAAGGTATCAATGCACAGGTATGGTTTATTTTTCTTAGCTACTTAGTTTCGGGAACTTCTCTATTTGATTGTGTTGCTGTTAAGTTCTGCTTACATCATATTTACTTCTCTAAAGAACTATTCACTTTTCTCTACTCTCCTCTAGTTTTCTGTCAAGGTATATCCCAGTTTAAAAATTGGTGGTTCTTTGATTTCACCCTGATGTTACTGCTATTAGTGTTAGCTATGTTCTGGCCAATTATAGGTTCATCTGGTCCATGATTTTTACTGTGTCTTACAAGGAGTGGGATGGACAAAATGAGCAGTCCACATCAATTGGTTGATGTGTCCATGTGGCCAAATGCAAATCACAGTATTGCAACCTGTAGTGCTAGCATGAGAGTGTTTCTCTATATGTAATTCTATTTACAGAACCCTATTCCAGAAGACATTTTCCCCATTCTTGGGAAGTCGTCATGAGTATCATGTTAACAGATTGTGAGGAAATCCGTGCTTATTACTTCAAATACACATGAATTCATAAATGGCATTcaaattctatttcttttctttaagaTGACTGGCTTTGTTATGACGTACAAGGAGGTGAAAACAATATCACAAAAAGGAAAGAATCCCCGAATACAAAAGAGTGCCCGAGAACACTCTTCCATGCTAAAGAACTTGTTTCTGAATTCCCTTCTCTCCTTACGTAGGGAAGGgaaaaaaattgaagaagaaagaaaataaaataaaagaatagaaaaggaaaaaaaatggataTGCCCAGTCATCTCCTGAACCTGGTCTGTCAGTCTTCAGGGATAGGGGCTACGTAGTTTGCCCAAATAATTACATCAATGGAGTCTCCCTCAGTCACCACTGGCCTCGAATGGGCTCCAGGAAGCTCGAGGTCTCACCCCCACCCTCAATGAATCGCAAGACCCACCTGGCACACCGTCTTAGTCATCACCCTCCAAGCATCATCTTGGACGATATCGCCTGCCCCTGCTTGACCCAGATTTTCCCCTGAACATTTTTTGGAACTAAGATTCAGAGCTCCCCTAGGAGGAGAAGGCCACTGGATGAGGTTATAGAGTCATCCAAAACTCAATGCAACCTCTTTGCAGCTTGTCTCTCCTCAAACCCCCTACATCCTTGCACAATGAGGCACAAGAGCCAACTCTACCTTGAACTGCATCCTTCCCCCTTTTCCTAAGTCGTGACTGTTATGCTCCTTCCAAATGGACCAAGGAATGGCCACAATATATGACCTTTGTGAGATCAGAAGTTAAATCTGCATGCTTCTAGAAGATTCACGATATTGGCTAAACCCAGTCCACCTCATACAAGCTGCAAATTTTATGCGCATTGAATAggcaaaatgaaaaagaaatgaaagtaaCGGTTCACTGTCTGAGCAGCCtcaagcacgcaatggatatgtTCATTTAAATTCTTAAACTTACAGGAAAATTCCATTTGTGCTTCCATGGTCATGTCCAATTTCTATGATGTTAAAAACAATAAAACCTCTACATTTGTCAACTTTATTTGTCAGTTCATTTATTTCCATTCAGATGCTAACTCTCAACCTATTTGCAGTACAGTGGTCCATCTAAAGATGCTCTATCATATGTTGAGTGGCTAAAACAAGACCGCCGGTTTTCTGATATTTTGGTCCAGATCTCACCGGCTCTAAGTGGGCATGCTTTTCCACGATTGAAACTCCAGTATAAACCTTCCCTTGTACAGGCAAGCCATATTTGTTGCTTCTCTCTTTATAcagtatttttcttttctttgcacTTCAAAACACACATTATAGGTTAGATATTTCTTTTATTGAAGTGTTAACCATAACTTGGGATCTTTTGCACAAGAAGCTTCATCCCAGCACTTCCAAACAATGGCATATCATCTGTTGACCTACTACGATTTCTTTCAAATCCAAAGTTCTCCAAATTGTCAATATTTCTGCGCAAGTGTTCTCCATCTCTGTATAGGATTCCAAGTTATGGATCAGCTGTTCTTAGACTGATAAAATCTTTTCATAAAATTGGCAGTTGGAAGGAGGTATTTCACACCTTCCATTGCTTGACCCTGCGATGCGAGCTACCCCACTAGCACCATCTGAATGGAGGAAAAGATTGGAAGCTGTAAACAATGTTGAGAAAACATCATTTAGAGCAGATAGGTCAGATCTTAACAGGAAGTTACTGCTACTGGATGTCAGAAATGGTAAAAATCTCGACAACTTTCATCTCTATAATgagtaaaatttatttttttatttttgaaaaagagAGAGCTTCTCCATGCTAGTAGCTTTTGGAATGGGGGTTGAAGTCTCATGACAGCTTTTAGAATGAACTGCTTCACTTTTTCCTTAATATGGTTTAACATGTTTCTGTTTAAAGCATAGTTTCCGAATTGTGTCAACATTTTAACATGAGGACCAAAGACCCTCATTTATCTTCTTGCCTTGGTTTTTCTGACTTCATTGTGGAacttctctattttttttaaatacattCTTTATCCTGAGTTCTAGTGTTTTCTTGATACTTGATTATGCCTTGGCTCTCCTTGGAAAAtaatcttctttatttatttatttacttttgaagACCTCAAAGCATACCATGCTTGTAGGCTATGCCATTTGCTGAATCTTTCCTGATTGTTTTGGAGCAGGCTATGAGTGGGATGTTGGTCATTTTCAAGGAGCTCCACGACCTGATGTAGATTGCTTTAGGAGCACTTCTTTTGGGCTCTCAGAATCAGGGGTATGGTCACTCTTCTCTTCAATAGAAATATAACTCAGAAGCAAGCATCTTTCCATTGTGCTCAATTGTAGGTTTTCATAGTTCCTGTCTGTTGTTGTCACTCCCGAGGGATACATATGAGTGTACTTTGGAAAGGGCATGTTTGTCATTTTCAGCATGGATTTGGGGCATCAGACAGAAGACACCCAATTTGCCGACACATCTTTATAAGCATATTAAAATATAAATAACATAATATTTAACTATTGAAAAATGGCCATTGCCCATAGTCCAAGTATATTGTGGACTTCTGCCGGAAGCAACCTTTTTTGTAGTTATGACAGTGAAATCATTTGGGTTAATGTTCCTATCTATCCAGCTAACTGCTTCAGACCCATTAGCCGGCATTGATAAAGAACACACAGATGTACTGATGTATTGTACTGGAGGCATCCGTTGCGATGTGTATTCTGCAATCCTTAGGTAAAGTGCCTTTCCGcaaaaattcaattattttgtaACTGTTCATTACTGAAATGCTATGCTtagtaaatgttttttttttttttttttataaacatttTATTAACTCCCTAATTCCCTTAATGATAGACAAAAGGGCTTCCAAAACTTGTACACTTTAAAAGGAGGTGTGTCAAATTACCTAGAGAGTGAAGGTCCCGTTGAATGGGTGGGAAACTTGTTTGTTTTTGACTCCCGGCTTTCACTGCCGCCTGCTGCCTACAAGTCTGAGGCTGCAGCTGAAGGAGAAGCTGAACTTGTGTCTGAAAACAGTACCTTTGCAAGATGCTATATatgtgggtcacaaatacatgaatTAAGGCATCGAAACTGTGCGAATCTCGACTGCAACCTGCTTTTTCTGTAAGTACAATTCCAACTTCTATTTATTCTGATCCTATTATTAGTCTACTGTTTTCAAACGCAGATGAATACAAAAGTACAGTTTTGTGCCCCGTCAAAATACTCAAAACCATTCAAAGAAAGTTCAGTAGTAACTAATGTTTTCTCAACTATCTACTGAAATGTGGTAATAGATCGATAAGACAAATAGATTTACACACAATGCATACCGATGGACATGGGTTTTCAAAACAccatttatatacatatataatgtgGTAACAACCATAGGCCACTACAGTTGTTCACACATATAGCAACCTCCACTATGATGGGAATTCTCTCTATACATAATAGATGATTAATGCATTATGTTGATGTAAGGGGTATTTTGCTACCACAAGTGGAGCTTATCGACGTTTGTCATTTTGCTACCACAACGAGAGCTGTTGGCTTCTTTTTTTCTGTTGGTTATTCTTTATTACCATCTTAAACTctacaaaataaaattttctttataaataaaataaagagaattCATCACCTACAGGCTCCAATACCACAACTCGTGGTACCGTGccatctttcctgccaacatgccacttgctTAGAAAATCATTACCATGAAAGTAATGGGACCTACCACGAACACCACCCTTCTCTAAAATCAGCCTGAACTGCTCACTAGGTTGGCAACACCGGAATGTTGAGTCAGCCATTGGTTGTCCATTGGtgtaaatggtgtggcccaccagtgatTTTCGTGCTGGGTGATCTTCACGATGGGGCCTACCAATTTCACGGTACTGATGCCCTACACAAGTGACATGTTCCCGGGTAAGATGGAACAGTACTTGCCTGTAGGGGATCAGTTCTCATAAATAAACAACCTACCATTATAAAACATGATAACCCATTAGAATGGTTGATAATGGTAACAACCGCAGACAGTTATGACTGGATAACGGTGTCATAAAATCTTGCTGACAGACAGACAGGTAGGCATCATACACACCAACATCCATTTTTACAGGCATGCACACCAATGAACAATGAGGAGACTAAATGTAGTTCAAAGCAGGAAGAAACACGGGAGCATACAGAGTAAAACTCTTGTGAAGATGTTCATGTATGTACATGTACATCCACTACACCCACTTTATGCCTTAACGAGGTATCCAAAAATGGttacataacagtaatggtggccacCATTATGCATTACAGgatcgtaacagccgttacagtaAAAATGGCCCGAAACAGCATGTTATGGGGCCGATGTGATATTATAGAGCTGCATTAGAATAAACACAGGGCGCTTGGCTAATACTTATCTATGTTTTGGTGTGTATGTGTATGTTTGTGTCACATCTTTCAGATCATGTTCCAACTGCGTGAAGGAATTGAGAGGGTGTTGCTGTTCCGATTGCACATATGCTCCTCGAATTAGACCTGTTTTACCAGGGCATCAGAGATACCAAAAATGGCATATTTATCGAGACGCAGAGGTTCAAAGTCAGTCTGTAATTTGACCATATATCAGTCCCCTTTGTTCATGTCAAGAACAAGATATCAATCTCCTTTGTTCATGTCAACAACGTTATGGTGGCGGCGTTGTATGACAGGCGTGGATTCAAGATATATGAGGTTTTGGTATTCATAATGATATATTTTCTTTTGGATAGATGAGCAAGCTAGTTTGTTTATCTAACATTGTCCATTTCATTTGCCTTGTCGAAACATTTCCCAACTCTACTGAATCGACCCAAATTTGCATATTTGGAATTTTGGACCGGCGAATGCACGAGCCTACTTAAAACTACTGGCCAGACATCTTCTATCGTGCACACCCAATGCTGAAAAGAGAGCTTTAACGATCCGGGAGGTGGGAATATTCATCCAAAGACCGCCTGATGCAATGCGCCAATCCATCCACTACATGCCAACATTTCCACTTGGATTTTCATTGCATGATCCGTGAATTTTGAGAGACCAACATAGTGTTATTGGTTGGGTAGTAGATGGGTGAAAGTGGGCAACGCTGGACTGGATCCAGACCCAGGTCTTTCCACTTTAGAATGGATTTAGGCTGAAACTAAAATGTTCCTTTGCTGAGCCTAGGCGTGATTTTTCAGGCCTGATAGCTAGTTGTGATGGCCTGGGCTTGCATATGTATAAAGGGCAGGGAAGGCGGGGGATGTGGAATAGATGGTGTTGCCAACACCATCCCCAGCGGTGGTGCGTTGACGTGTTggatgctgtggggcccaccatgatgtatgtgttttatatccatgctgtccatctgttgttCCATCTCATCAGGTCttggctgatccaaaacttttgtggctcaaagaagttttcaatggtgggattttaattaccaatgtttcctgtggtgtggtccacttgaactttttttgatctacttcatttttgggctgatgccctaaaatgcacAACTTCTTTAAAATAATTAGTTGGGTAGTTTGCTCGTGGCCTGGTCTGGGGTTGGGCTTATCATTTAGATAGTGAAGATGAAGATGTACCCTCCCTCCCCTCCAGTGGTAGTGGGCCCACGCGGTGTATGCattacatccaacccatccatactGTGCGTTCCCTCAGTTTACCACCAGGTCCTGAAAATTAGCTCGATCCAAATATCTAGTGGGCTTCAGCACAAGGACAAAGTCGGAGGAGATGTTCACCCTTGATTCTAACTCACAGCCCACCTTGAGTTACAGAAAAACAGTCTGATTTTTGTCCTGACCCTTCATCCGGGGCAGATGAAGCatgtggatggcctggattccaTATATACAACATAGTAGGTGTCCTGTGCAAATCAAGGGTGAGCGTCCCATCTCAACCTGTGCCCTGTGCTGCGGCTCACCTGAGCTTCtgtttgggctgatttttgggccccgaAGCTAACTTAATGTAAGGCGACTTGTGATTGATGGCATGTGGGCCTCACTTCTATCCAGTCCCATCATAGATGAGGCGTGCTACAAACGATCCACATTGAATACACATTCGATTTCCATGTCTAGAAGCAGCATGTAGGCTAATTACCTGCACCCAGGTCCCTTCTAGCCTTGCAACCAATAATTGAGGcccatcccaaaagcacattaccTGAAAATCCAATCTGCAcactgatctggtgggccacattgatctCGACcatcagtcttttttttttcctaactgACCATTTTCTCGATCATCTGTGGCTAACCTGATGatcgatcagcctgatttttgagacagGATATCATCAAGTAGGGTCCACTTGCTGAGTGGCCATGATATTGTCCATAAGATAGTTGTGCTACAAAGTTTCGCCTGCTAGACAGAATGTGAAATAATGGATTGCTCTATGTATTAATTATGAAGATATTAAAAATACTTCATAAGAAGACATTTTTCTTCCTGTCAAAGAAATGGACTTGTCTTTCCTATCTTACAACCTTCTAACAATGCTATTAAAGGGATGCGATTCTTAATATACGAGGCAAAGcgtattaataataataataataaaattagaaTCCAAACTAGTTTAACCCATTATAACTACTCTTCCCAAAAAAAATTGATACACACCAGCTAAACTTATCTTTATTGATCACAACTGCAAGGAACTGattttgctggtgtaccacacaccactgaccggacgcggatttcctgagaaagcctttcgcaggaagttcctgtgctgggaacccaggtggggcccactgtgatgattttgagaaatcctctccgtccatccgttttgctgatgtaccacacaccagccaatccgcttcacaATTGTAATAAGGCTCATCAGTATGCTGAATCTAAATAAAGATCAAAACTGATAATCACGTGGTATACCTAATAAAAGTCTTACATCACTCTCTCCTCAATTTCAATTTCCTTGTAAAAAAGTCTTCTTAACggcacgcggattgcgtactaccgcGCCCGTCCCTatctccgaacgggcagttctgtgggcgggcccaccgcaatgtctctgtacatccaaactgtctatcccttttctcagattatttgaaGCGAAcgacacaaaaatgaggcagatccaacgatcaaatgaaccacaccacagatgactcttgcatttaatgcaactgacattaaATGCtcggtgcattttaatgcaaccaagcttatttggtgtggttcacttgaccgttggatcattttcgtgctcatgccttaaaataatctgggaaAAGGGATTGACAGTTTGGTtgcacatatacatcacggtgggcccgcccacaaacctgcccgttcagagctagggtagtacgcaatccgccatCTTCTTAACACGCGTCCTTCTTAACAAAAGTCACCAAAAAGAAGTCTTAAATATTCATATTAATGTATATACAAAACATTGGATATGTAGTAAAAGGAAAGTCAAGTTAATTTCACTGAGAAGCCGATTAGGTGGTGTTGTCGTATCAATGGACCcatcacaagaaaaagtggggataatgacacccacagttgtaacctttctacggcccaccgtaacgtttattatTAATTCAgactattaataaggtcacttAAAGGAAAAGTACAGATATCAGACTGAtacaaaatttatgtggcccaggaagtttttaacaatgggcattcaacaaccactgtttcctatggtgtggtccacttgagctacggatctgctccatttttgggtttataccctaaaatgggGGGGACggtacggatggacggcatggatataaaacatattcaACACGTTGGGCCTAACACATCCACACACTACCGACGgggtggtgttggcaacaccacctaGTCAGCGTCGGTCCCTGGCTAAGCaaagtgaaaaagaagaagaagaaggagaagaagcatAAAAGCAAAAGATTCATGAAAATGGTTGAGATTTTGAGGGGTTGAGCGCTTCTgtaatcaagtccatctgatccCGAATCAATGCCACGCGATCACAGAAaacctccatctctctcatttcctGCAAACGCCATTTATCTTTCAATTCCTTCatattccaaccatccaaacgCTCCAACCCTTCCCTCATTAACATATCAAAACCACCACACACCTTCATCATCCCTAAATTAAAAGCATACCTTGGAAAAAAATAATCACTGACGTCAAGTTCAGAAATCATACCATCTTTCGATCCGGTCAGTTCGTTTTGCTctgattcttttttttcttctcccaCCAACGGCCTTCCGCCCCATATCTTCTCGCAAATCTCGAGCAGCTTCCGATCATGGGCGCTATGGATCGAAATCTCCGGAGAGCGGGTCTGGAATCTCCGCTTCAGTCTCTTGAGCTTATCTAGCAGCTGTTCTTTGCTGAAATCACCGCGAACGGAGCTCTCGATCTCGTCGAAGAGCGAAGCGACCGAGTCGCCGCCAGGTTCGTTCTTGGCCTTCTTTCCTGCCATCACGAGCGTGGCATTTAAGAGGCGGATCTCGTCCTCTTCCGTCCATGAGGCCCGTGGACGGGATTTCGAGGTCCTCGGCCTTTTCGGCGGAGAAGAAGCATACATtgcagagagagggagtgagggaGAAGGGAGAAAGACTCTTTAGAGCTCTCTTTATAGTCAGTAATcgcttctgtggggcccactgattggGTCCACGTCTTGGACTCATGTTCCCTCGGCTTCGATGGATCCCCGGAGCCATCGATTTCGGTGGATCGCTGATTGTGGGCCCAGCTTGATGCATTTTTcttacattcacaccgtccatcctttttgacagctcattttagtcacGATCCCtacaatgaagcagatccaaatctcaggtggaacacaccacaataaacagttgtgattaaccattaaaaacttcttgtcagccccgaaagtttggatcaagcttatatttatatggtcCTTTCATCAAGGtatttgtgacattatcaacaggttggatagcaaataaacagtCT contains:
- the LOC131236893 gene encoding rhodanese-like domain-containing protein 8, chloroplastic, giving the protein MKIARVRDGAVLLGAHTPLKALYSFRDSGFLQLRNGASLHPRISPLTVRFKSFFHEQSKVEEKKMKKCDFSCGFSFYSDFDGGKASDWDFVVVNFYRFVYIKDPEEEISKHLSFLQGRDIHGRVYVNEQGINAQYSGPSKDALSYVEWLKQDRRFSDILVQISPALSGHAFPRLKLQYKPSLVQLEGGISHLPLLDPAMRATPLAPSEWRKRLEAVNNVEKTSFRADRSDLNRKLLLLDVRNGYEWDVGHFQGAPRPDVDCFRSTSFGLSESGLTASDPLAGIDKEHTDVLMYCTGGIRCDVYSAILRQKGFQNLYTLKGGVSNYLESEGPVEWVGNLFVFDSRLSLPPAAYKSEAAAEGEAELVSENSTFARCYICGSQIHELRHRNCANLDCNLLFLSCSNCVKELRGCCCSDCTYAPRIRPVLPGHQRYQKWHIYRDAEVQSQSVI
- the LOC131228247 gene encoding transcription factor STKL2-like isoform X1; amino-acid sequence: MYASSPPKRPRTSKSRPRASWTEEDEIRLLNATLVMAGKKAKNEPGGDSVASLFDEIESSVRGDFSKEQLLDKLKRLKRRFQTRSPEISIHSAHDRKLLEICEKIWGGRPLVGEEKKESEQNELTGSKDGLERLDGWNMKELKDKWRLQEMREMEVFCDRVALIRDQMDLITEALNPSKSQPFS
- the LOC131228247 gene encoding transcription factor STKL2-like isoform X2; this encodes MYASSPPKRPRTSKSRPRASWTEEDEIRLLNATLVMAGKKAKNEPGGDSVASLFDEIESSVRGDFSKEQLLDKLKRLKRRFQTRSPEISIHSAHDRKLLEICEKIWGGRPLVGEEKKESEQNELTGSKDGNERDGGFL